From a single Miscanthus floridulus cultivar M001 chromosome 8, ASM1932011v1, whole genome shotgun sequence genomic region:
- the LOC136475589 gene encoding protein LPA3-like isoform X2, with product MAMATIYGSMANPPITSTTPFLNKQASNWIPATISNGTGGMFTVASRNSRNGFQVRAVTGDPGSRNVSDVKFPTDYTELLMQAKEAAESAFKDGKQLLEIEFPRAGLQTSDGEGGNEMTGSMLLIREFCDRFVPAEKATRTIVFFPEANEVSFARQSAFEGCSLKLDYLTKPSLFEDFGFTTKVKMADRVKPEDETFLVAYPYFNVNEMLVVEELYKEAVVGTNRKLIIFNGELDRIRSGYYPSFFYPKFAELSKTFLPKLDTVYYINNFKGVKGGTLFRCYPEPWKVLRKASSGSYVCLHQQEETWLNWLENTVPAELL from the exons ATGGCCATGGCAACCATTTATGGCTCCATGGCTAACCCTCCAATTACCTCCACAACTCCCTTTCTCAATAAACAA GCCTCTAATTGGATACCTGCTACAATCAGCAATGGCACTGGTGGTATGTTCACTGTGGCAAGCAGAAATTCGAGAAATGGGTTCCAAGTTCGTGCTGTCACTGGAGACCCGGGCTCTCGCAATGTGTCTGATGTAAAGTTCCCAACTGATTACACAGAACTTCTGATGCAG GCTAAAGAAGCTGCTGAATCAGCTTTTAAGGATGGAAAGCAGCTGCTG GAAATCGAGTTCCCTAGAGCTGGACTACAAACCA GTGATGGTGAAGGAGGAAATGAGATGACTGGAAGCATGCTTCTTATTAGAGAATTTTGTGATCGCTTTGTACCTGCAGAGAAAGCAACTCGAACCATAGTA TTCTTCCCTGAGGCAAATGAGGTTTCTTTTGCAAGACAATCAGCCTTTGAAGGATGTTCGCTGAAGCTAGATTATCTTACAAAACCATCCTTATTCGAAGATTTTGGTTTTACAACAAAAGTCAAAATGGCAGATCGTGTCAAACCAGAAGATGAGACATTCCTTGTGGCTTATCCTTACTTCAATGTCAATG AAATGCTTGTGGTCGAAGAACTTTACAAGGAAGCAGTAGTTGGGACCAACCGGAAATTGATAATATTCAATGGAGAACTAGATCGAATAAGAAGTGGAT ACTATCCATCTTTCTTCTACCCAAAATTTGCAGAGCTTTCCAAAACATTTCTCCCGAAGCTGGATACAGTTTACTATATTAACAATTTCAAGGGAGTTAAAGGGGGAACGCTTTTCAG GTGTTACCCTGAACCTTGGAAGGTCCTGAGAAAAGCATCGTCTGGAAGCTACGTCTGCCTGCATCAACAAGAGgaaacttggctgaattggctggaaaacactgttccggctgaattgttgtga
- the LOC136475589 gene encoding protein LPA3-like isoform X1 has product MAMATIYGSMANPPITSTTPFLNKQASNWIPATISNGTGGMFTVASRNSRNGFQVRAVTGDPGSRNVSDVKFPTDYTELLMQAKEAAESAFKDGKQLLEIEFPRAGLQTSARFEFVTFCFFPEANEVSFARQSAFEGCSLKLDYLTKPSLFEDFGFTTKVKMADRVKPEDETFLVAYPYFNVNEMLVVEELYKEAVVGTNRKLIIFNGELDRIRSGYYPSFFYPKFAELSKTFLPKLDTVYYINNFKGVKGGTLFRCYPEPWKVLRKASSGSYVCLHQQEETWLNWLENTVPAELL; this is encoded by the exons ATGGCCATGGCAACCATTTATGGCTCCATGGCTAACCCTCCAATTACCTCCACAACTCCCTTTCTCAATAAACAA GCCTCTAATTGGATACCTGCTACAATCAGCAATGGCACTGGTGGTATGTTCACTGTGGCAAGCAGAAATTCGAGAAATGGGTTCCAAGTTCGTGCTGTCACTGGAGACCCGGGCTCTCGCAATGTGTCTGATGTAAAGTTCCCAACTGATTACACAGAACTTCTGATGCAG GCTAAAGAAGCTGCTGAATCAGCTTTTAAGGATGGAAAGCAGCTGCTG GAAATCGAGTTCCCTAGAGCTGGACTACAAACCAGTGCCAGGTTCGAGTTCGTGACCTTTTGT TTCTTCCCTGAGGCAAATGAGGTTTCTTTTGCAAGACAATCAGCCTTTGAAGGATGTTCGCTGAAGCTAGATTATCTTACAAAACCATCCTTATTCGAAGATTTTGGTTTTACAACAAAAGTCAAAATGGCAGATCGTGTCAAACCAGAAGATGAGACATTCCTTGTGGCTTATCCTTACTTCAATGTCAATG AAATGCTTGTGGTCGAAGAACTTTACAAGGAAGCAGTAGTTGGGACCAACCGGAAATTGATAATATTCAATGGAGAACTAGATCGAATAAGAAGTGGAT ACTATCCATCTTTCTTCTACCCAAAATTTGCAGAGCTTTCCAAAACATTTCTCCCGAAGCTGGATACAGTTTACTATATTAACAATTTCAAGGGAGTTAAAGGGGGAACGCTTTTCAG GTGTTACCCTGAACCTTGGAAGGTCCTGAGAAAAGCATCGTCTGGAAGCTACGTCTGCCTGCATCAACAAGAGgaaacttggctgaattggctggaaaacactgttccggctgaattgttgtga